One genomic segment of Streptomyces sp. RerS4 includes these proteins:
- a CDS encoding BCCT family transporter, which yields MSADSLEQGRPDTPGGGSEGPDGGAPDFTVVTIGVIAVLAVVAWAALGKSSFDTASSSALGWVLNNFAWLFVIAADVFLVMCVALAISRFGRVRLGADDSEPEFTNLAWIAMMFSAGMGIGLMFYGVGEPLTHYLNPPPASGAAPGTGAAARAALDYSFFHWTLTPWAIYGIAGLALAYATFRKGRGNRLSSAFVPLMGEARARGWQGQTIDLLAVFATVFGTATSLGLGALQVAEGLDITAGVTSSTRVQLVIIAALSAAFVLSAFSGLHKGVKWLSTVNIVLAAALMLFVFLLGPTVFVLDVIPASVGSYLHELLPMATRTGAFTDSVWLGTWTIFYWAWWLSWAPFVGTFIARISRGRTIREFLIGVLLVPSGATVVWFCVMGGTAIRIDATGAADLAAKVKEGAEASLFAMLDALPLGTVTSWVAMLLVMTYFVTSADSASLVMGSLTSRGSLHPPTWLVVTWGVLMAAVAAVLLVAGGLKSLQTATILVALPFVIVMLLLCWALVKELRTDPGAGPTRHHALHGLRDAVKAMVGDAITEQGPARHPRLRRLAESRGREREDGGHPQE from the coding sequence GGGCTCCGAGGGTCCTGACGGCGGTGCGCCCGACTTCACCGTCGTCACCATCGGCGTGATCGCCGTGCTGGCCGTCGTGGCCTGGGCGGCTCTCGGCAAGAGTTCCTTCGACACCGCGTCGAGCAGCGCGCTCGGCTGGGTGCTGAACAACTTCGCCTGGCTGTTCGTGATCGCCGCCGACGTGTTCCTCGTGATGTGCGTCGCCCTCGCCATCAGCAGGTTCGGCCGGGTCCGGCTCGGCGCCGACGACTCCGAACCCGAGTTCACCAACCTCGCGTGGATCGCGATGATGTTCAGCGCCGGCATGGGCATCGGCCTGATGTTCTACGGGGTCGGCGAACCGCTCACCCACTACCTGAACCCGCCCCCCGCCAGCGGCGCCGCCCCCGGCACCGGCGCCGCCGCCCGCGCCGCCCTCGACTACTCCTTCTTCCACTGGACGCTGACCCCCTGGGCCATCTACGGCATCGCCGGCCTCGCCCTCGCCTACGCGACCTTCCGCAAGGGCCGCGGCAACCGCCTCAGCTCCGCCTTCGTCCCCCTGATGGGCGAGGCACGGGCGCGGGGGTGGCAGGGCCAGACCATCGACCTGCTCGCCGTCTTCGCCACCGTCTTCGGCACCGCCACCAGCCTCGGGCTGGGCGCCCTCCAGGTCGCCGAAGGTCTCGACATCACCGCCGGAGTCACCTCCTCCACCCGCGTCCAGCTGGTCATCATCGCCGCCCTGTCCGCCGCGTTCGTCCTCTCCGCCTTCTCCGGGCTGCACAAGGGCGTCAAATGGCTCAGCACCGTCAACATCGTGCTCGCCGCCGCCCTGATGCTCTTCGTCTTCCTCCTCGGACCGACCGTCTTCGTCCTCGACGTCATCCCGGCGAGCGTCGGCAGCTACCTCCACGAGCTGCTGCCCATGGCCACGCGCACCGGAGCCTTCACCGACAGCGTCTGGCTCGGCACGTGGACGATCTTCTACTGGGCGTGGTGGCTCTCCTGGGCGCCGTTCGTCGGCACCTTCATCGCCCGCATCTCGCGCGGTCGCACCATCCGCGAGTTCCTCATCGGCGTCCTCCTCGTCCCCAGCGGCGCCACCGTCGTCTGGTTCTGCGTCATGGGCGGCACCGCCATCCGCATCGACGCCACCGGCGCCGCCGACCTCGCCGCCAAGGTCAAGGAAGGGGCGGAGGCCTCGCTCTTCGCCATGCTCGACGCCCTGCCGCTCGGCACCGTCACCTCCTGGGTGGCGATGCTCCTGGTGATGACCTACTTCGTCACCAGCGCCGACTCCGCCTCCCTCGTCATGGGCTCCCTCACCAGCCGCGGTTCCCTCCACCCGCCGACCTGGCTCGTCGTCACCTGGGGCGTGCTGATGGCCGCCGTGGCCGCCGTCCTGCTCGTCGCGGGCGGCCTCAAATCCCTCCAGACCGCCACGATCCTCGTCGCGCTGCCCTTCGTCATCGTCATGCTCCTGCTGTGCTGGGCCCTGGTGAAGGAACTGCGCACCGACCCCGGCGCCGGCCCCACCCGCCACCACGCCCTGCACGGCCTGCGGGACGCCGTGAAGGCCATGGTCGGCGACGCCATCACCGAACAGGGACCTGCCCGCCACCCGCGCCTGCGCCGCCTCGCGGAGTCCCGGGGGCGCGAGCGCGAGGACGGCGGCCACCCACAGGAGTGA
- a CDS encoding NUDIX hydrolase, with protein sequence MTTTDDYAAYIASLPRVLAGAAALFRDAEGRVLLVEPNYREGWALPGGTIESDQGESPREAARRESAEEIGLDVPLGRLLAVDWSVGPDRPPLAAYLYDGGVLDAAQLASITLQEEELLSWKLVEPDELTTHLLGSLGLRAQEAYRALQSGEGPVELENGRRPIA encoded by the coding sequence GTGACCACCACCGATGACTACGCCGCCTACATCGCGAGCCTGCCCCGGGTGCTGGCCGGCGCGGCCGCCCTCTTCCGTGACGCCGAGGGCCGCGTCCTGCTCGTCGAGCCCAACTACCGCGAGGGTTGGGCCCTGCCGGGCGGCACCATCGAATCCGACCAGGGGGAATCCCCCCGGGAAGCCGCCCGCCGCGAGAGCGCCGAGGAGATCGGCCTCGACGTCCCGCTCGGCCGGCTCCTCGCCGTCGACTGGAGCGTGGGCCCCGACCGCCCCCCGCTCGCCGCCTACCTCTACGACGGCGGTGTCCTCGACGCCGCCCAGTTGGCCTCGATCACCCTCCAGGAGGAGGAACTGCTCTCCTGGAAGCTCGTCGAACCCGACGAACTCACCACCCATCTCCTCGGATCGCTGGGCCTGCGCGCCCAAGAGGCCTACCGCGCCCTCCAGTCGGGCGAGGGCCCCGTGGAGCTGGAGAACGGCCGCCGCCCCATCGCGTAG
- a CDS encoding methylated-DNA--[protein]-cysteine S-methyltransferase, translating to MSSAVLSSKQHTVVESPYGPLTLVATDGVLSGLYMTGQRHRPAEESFGERVAPAEEPFPEVVRQLAAYFAGELTEFTVPVRLEGTDFQRGVWAQLRRIPYGQTWSYGRLAAELGKPNASRAVGLANGKNPVGIIVPCHRVIGASGSMTGYGGGIERKVRLLEFESAGAGR from the coding sequence ATGAGCAGCGCCGTCCTGAGCAGCAAGCAGCACACCGTCGTCGAGAGCCCGTACGGGCCGCTGACCCTGGTCGCCACGGACGGGGTGCTGAGCGGCCTGTACATGACCGGTCAGCGGCACCGTCCGGCGGAGGAGTCCTTCGGGGAGCGGGTCGCGCCGGCCGAGGAGCCGTTCCCGGAGGTGGTGCGGCAGCTGGCCGCGTACTTCGCCGGGGAGTTGACGGAGTTCACCGTTCCGGTGCGGCTGGAGGGCACCGACTTCCAGCGCGGCGTCTGGGCGCAGCTGCGGCGGATCCCGTACGGGCAGACGTGGTCGTACGGGCGGCTCGCGGCGGAGCTGGGCAAGCCGAACGCCTCGCGGGCGGTGGGGCTGGCGAACGGGAAGAACCCGGTCGGCATCATCGTGCCCTGCCACCGGGTGATCGGCGCCTCGGGCTCGATGACGGGGTACGGCGGCGGCATCGAGCGCAAGGTGCGGCTGCTGGAGTTCGAGAGCGCGGGCGCGGGCCGCTGA
- a CDS encoding AlkA N-terminal domain-containing protein → MYTDTDRCVRAVQSKDARFDGWFFTAVRTTGIYCRPSCPAVPPKVENMTFLPSAAACQQAGYRACKRCRPDTSPGSPEWNARADAVARAMRLIQDGVVDREGVPGLAARLGYSTRQVERQLLAELGAGPLALARAQRAQTARLLIETSTLPMADIAFAAGFSSIRTFNDTVREVFALSPSALRERAERSGGRKVLPRVPGTLSLRLPYRAPLNPDNLFGHLVATAVPGVEEWRDGAYRRTLRLPYGTGVVALTPGPDHIGCRLALTDLRDLTIAISRCRWMLDLDADPEAVDGQLRADPLLAPLVDKAPGRRVPRTVDAAEFAVRAVLGQQVSTAAARTHAARLVTAYGEKVEDPHGGLTHLFPSPEALAGLDPEALAVPGSRRTTLTTLISALADGSLPLGIDSDWEAARARLTGLPGFGPWTTEIIAMRALGDPDAFLPSDLGVRRAARGLGLPSTPAALTARAGHWRPWRAYAVQYLWATEDHAINHLPPVRGAQS, encoded by the coding sequence ATGTACACCGACACCGACCGCTGCGTGAGGGCCGTGCAGTCGAAGGACGCCCGCTTCGACGGCTGGTTCTTCACCGCCGTGCGGACCACCGGGATCTACTGCCGGCCCAGCTGTCCGGCCGTGCCGCCGAAGGTCGAGAACATGACCTTCCTGCCCAGCGCCGCCGCCTGCCAGCAGGCCGGCTACCGGGCCTGCAAGCGGTGCCGACCCGACACGAGCCCCGGGTCCCCCGAGTGGAACGCCCGCGCCGACGCCGTGGCCCGCGCCATGCGCCTCATCCAGGACGGCGTCGTGGACCGCGAGGGCGTCCCCGGTCTCGCGGCCCGCCTCGGCTACTCCACGCGGCAGGTCGAGCGCCAGCTCCTCGCCGAACTGGGCGCCGGACCGCTCGCCCTGGCCCGCGCGCAGCGCGCCCAGACCGCCCGGCTGCTGATCGAGACCTCGACGCTCCCGATGGCCGACATCGCGTTCGCCGCCGGTTTCTCCTCCATCCGGACCTTCAACGACACCGTCCGCGAGGTCTTCGCCCTCTCCCCCAGCGCCCTGCGCGAGCGCGCCGAGCGCAGCGGCGGCCGCAAGGTGCTGCCCCGTGTGCCGGGCACGCTGAGCCTGCGGCTGCCCTACCGGGCGCCGCTGAACCCGGACAACCTCTTCGGCCACCTCGTGGCGACCGCCGTGCCCGGGGTCGAGGAGTGGCGTGACGGGGCCTACCGCCGGACCCTGCGCCTGCCGTACGGCACCGGCGTCGTGGCCCTCACCCCCGGCCCCGACCACATCGGCTGCCGGCTGGCCCTGACGGACCTGCGCGACCTCACGATCGCCATCAGCCGCTGCCGGTGGATGCTGGACCTGGACGCCGACCCGGAGGCCGTCGACGGGCAGCTGCGCGCCGACCCGCTGCTGGCCCCGCTCGTGGACAAGGCCCCGGGGCGCCGGGTGCCCCGTACCGTCGACGCGGCGGAGTTCGCCGTACGGGCGGTGCTCGGGCAGCAGGTGTCCACGGCCGCCGCGCGCACGCACGCGGCCCGGCTGGTGACCGCGTACGGGGAGAAGGTCGAGGATCCGCACGGCGGGCTGACGCACCTGTTCCCGAGTCCCGAGGCGCTGGCCGGCCTCGACCCGGAGGCCCTGGCCGTGCCGGGCAGTCGCCGGACCACGCTGACCACCCTGATCTCCGCGCTGGCCGACGGCTCGCTGCCGCTGGGCATCGACAGCGACTGGGAGGCGGCCCGCGCCCGGCTGACGGGCCTGCCCGGCTTCGGCCCGTGGACCACCGAGATCATCGCGATGCGGGCGCTGGGCGACCCCGACGCGTTCCTGCCGTCCGACCTGGGCGTGCGCCGTGCGGCGCGGGGCCTGGGGCTGCCGTCCACGCCGGCCGCGCTGACGGCCCGCGCGGGCCACTGGCGGCCTTGGCGGGCGTACGCCGTGCAGTACCTGTGGGCCACCGAGGACCACGCCATCAACCACCTGCCGCCCGTTCGAGGAGCACAGTCATGA
- the pssA gene encoding CDP-diacylglycerol--serine O-phosphatidyltransferase, whose protein sequence is MPEAKEEDDADDMPLSLRLSIADTLTLGNATCGFMAVYFTTTGILIPHLTGSGESGMARHSAATAVILMLLAAVFDLFDGIVARKLRSSPMGAELDNLSDLISFGLAPAYFVLVYGMVADDAHQKVSALAAIVVLLAVVLRLARFSCVTMKDGMFQGMPSPFGALTVVSIVLLELPFIPTLLAIVGVAWLMVSRVEYPKPRGVLAAAMLSWIIGAMGLLAAWAFDAPGGQLLLQTGCALQIALAATIPLFATTRRANTFRHNRREARAAQLP, encoded by the coding sequence GTGCCCGAGGCCAAGGAGGAGGACGACGCCGACGACATGCCGCTCTCACTGCGGCTGTCGATAGCGGACACCCTCACCCTCGGGAACGCGACCTGCGGATTCATGGCGGTGTACTTCACCACCACCGGAATCCTCATCCCGCACCTCACGGGCAGCGGCGAGTCGGGCATGGCCCGGCACAGCGCGGCGACCGCGGTGATACTGATGCTCCTCGCGGCGGTCTTCGACCTCTTCGACGGCATCGTGGCCCGCAAGCTGCGCAGCTCGCCGATGGGCGCCGAGCTGGACAACCTGTCCGACCTGATCAGCTTCGGGCTCGCGCCCGCGTACTTCGTGCTGGTCTACGGCATGGTCGCGGACGACGCCCACCAGAAGGTGTCCGCGCTCGCGGCCATCGTGGTGCTGCTGGCCGTGGTCCTCAGACTCGCCAGATTCAGCTGCGTGACGATGAAGGACGGCATGTTCCAGGGCATGCCGAGCCCCTTCGGAGCCTTGACGGTCGTCTCCATCGTGCTGCTGGAGCTCCCCTTCATCCCGACCCTGCTGGCGATCGTCGGCGTGGCCTGGCTGATGGTGAGCCGGGTCGAGTACCCCAAGCCGCGGGGGGTCCTCGCGGCGGCCATGCTCAGCTGGATCATCGGGGCGATGGGGTTGCTGGCGGCCTGGGCGTTCGACGCGCCGGGCGGTCAGCTGCTGCTCCAGACCGGTTGCGCGCTGCAGATCGCGCTGGCGGCCACGATTCCGCTGTTCGCGACGACGCGGCGGGCCAACACGTTCCGCCACAATCGGCGTGAGGCGCGGGCCGCGCAGCTGCCGTAG
- a CDS encoding phosphatidylserine decarboxylase, whose translation MPHSQTSAPRDSLLGVRLARGASPWLLPTVATAALSLTRARKSGRWAAAAVPATALAAGMLWFFRDPEREIAQGRVISPADGVVQSIMPWKDGRTRVAIFMSPLNVHVNRAPLAGTVTSVEHIPGGFVPAFNKESENNERVVWHFDTELGDIEMVQIAGAVARRIVPYLPAGTKVEQGERIGLIRFGSRVDIYLPEGVEVAVEVGQATTAGVTRIDRD comes from the coding sequence ATGCCCCACAGCCAAACCTCTGCACCTCGCGACAGCCTCCTTGGCGTACGCCTCGCGCGCGGAGCATCGCCGTGGCTTCTGCCGACCGTCGCCACCGCGGCGCTCAGCCTCACCCGGGCGCGCAAGTCCGGACGCTGGGCCGCGGCGGCCGTGCCCGCCACCGCGCTCGCGGCGGGCATGCTGTGGTTCTTCCGCGACCCCGAGCGTGAGATCGCCCAGGGTCGCGTCATCTCGCCCGCCGACGGTGTGGTGCAGAGCATCATGCCGTGGAAGGACGGGCGCACCCGCGTCGCGATCTTCATGAGCCCGTTGAACGTCCACGTCAACCGCGCGCCCCTCGCGGGCACGGTGACGTCCGTGGAGCACATCCCCGGCGGGTTCGTCCCGGCGTTCAACAAGGAGAGCGAGAACAACGAGCGCGTCGTCTGGCACTTCGACACCGAGCTCGGCGACATCGAGATGGTGCAGATCGCCGGTGCCGTCGCCCGTCGCATCGTCCCGTACCTGCCGGCCGGAACCAAGGTGGAGCAGGGCGAACGCATCGGTCTGATCCGCTTCGGCTCGCGCGTCGACATCTACCTCCCCGAGGGCGTCGAGGTCGCGGTCGAGGTCGGTCAGGCCACCACCGCGGGGGTGACCCGAATTGACCGTGACTGA
- a CDS encoding acyl-CoA dehydrogenase family protein: protein MARLAQTAGLTDVQREILKTVREFVDKEIIPVATELEHRDEYPQQIVDGLKELGLFGLMIPEEYGGLGESLLTYALCVEEIARGWMSVSGIINTHFIVAYMLKQHGTQEQKDHFLPRMALGEVRGAFSMSEPGLGSDVSAITSKAVKDGEEYVLNGQKMWLTNGGSSTLVAVLVRSDEGHPEGTAPHKSMTTFLVEKEPGFGEVRPGLTIPGKIDKMGYKGVDTTELIMDGLRIPANRVLGGQTGRGFYQMMDGVEVGRVNVAARGCGVAQRAFELGVSYAQQRHTFGKAIAEHQAIQFKLAEMATKVEAAHAMMVNAARKKDSGERNDLEAGMAKYLASEYCKEVVEDAFRIHGGYGFSKEYEIERLYREAPMLLIGEGTAEIQKMIIGRRLLEEYRLQG from the coding sequence ATGGCCCGACTCGCCCAGACCGCCGGCCTGACCGACGTCCAGCGGGAGATCCTCAAGACCGTCCGCGAGTTCGTGGACAAGGAGATCATCCCGGTCGCGACCGAGCTGGAACACCGTGACGAGTACCCGCAGCAGATCGTCGACGGCCTCAAGGAGCTCGGCCTCTTCGGCCTGATGATCCCCGAGGAGTACGGCGGCCTGGGCGAGTCGCTCCTCACGTACGCGCTGTGCGTCGAGGAGATAGCGCGGGGCTGGATGTCCGTCTCGGGCATCATCAATACCCACTTCATCGTGGCCTACATGCTCAAGCAGCACGGCACGCAGGAGCAGAAGGACCACTTCCTGCCCCGCATGGCGCTGGGCGAGGTGCGGGGCGCGTTCTCCATGTCCGAGCCGGGGCTCGGCTCCGATGTGTCGGCCATCACGTCGAAGGCGGTGAAGGACGGCGAGGAGTACGTCCTGAACGGCCAGAAGATGTGGCTGACGAACGGCGGCAGCTCCACTTTGGTGGCGGTTCTGGTCAGAAGTGACGAAGGACACCCCGAGGGCACGGCGCCCCACAAGTCGATGACGACCTTCCTCGTGGAGAAGGAGCCGGGCTTCGGAGAGGTCCGGCCGGGTCTGACGATCCCGGGCAAGATCGACAAGATGGGCTACAAGGGCGTCGACACGACCGAGCTCATCATGGACGGACTGCGCATTCCGGCCAATCGGGTGCTCGGCGGCCAGACCGGCCGAGGGTTTTACCAAATGATGGACGGGGTCGAGGTCGGCCGCGTCAACGTGGCGGCGCGTGGCTGCGGTGTCGCTCAGCGTGCGTTCGAGCTGGGTGTCTCTTATGCACAGCAACGTCACACTTTCGGCAAGGCGATCGCGGAGCACCAGGCCATCCAGTTCAAGCTGGCCGAGATGGCCACCAAGGTCGAAGCCGCCCATGCGATGATGGTCAACGCAGCACGCAAAAAGGACTCCGGGGAACGAAACGACCTCGAAGCGGGCATGGCGAAGTACCTCGCCTCCGAATACTGCAAGGAGGTCGTGGAGGACGCTTTCCGGATCCACGGCGGCTACGGCTTCTCGAAGGAGTACGAGATCGAGCGGCTCTACCGAGAGGCGCCGATGCTGTTGATCGGTGAAGGAACCGCCGAGATTCAGAAAATGATCATCGGGCGACGCCTGCTTGAGGAGTACCGACTCCAGGGCTGA
- a CDS encoding MaoC family dehydratase, with translation MQFGRTYEEFEVGAVYKHWPGKTVTEYDDHLFCLLTMNHHPLHMDSNYAENTTDFGKNVVVGNYIYSLLLGMSVPDVSGKAIANLEIESLRHVAPTFHGDTIYGETTVLDKTPSKSKNDRGIVYVETKGYKQDGTLVCVFRRKVMVPTETYIKERGGEQPGRPQLKEQGK, from the coding sequence ATGCAGTTCGGACGCACGTACGAAGAGTTCGAGGTCGGGGCGGTCTACAAGCACTGGCCCGGGAAGACGGTCACGGAGTACGACGACCACCTCTTCTGTCTGCTGACCATGAACCACCACCCGCTGCACATGGACAGCAACTACGCCGAGAACACGACCGACTTCGGCAAGAACGTCGTCGTGGGCAACTACATCTACTCCCTGCTGCTGGGCATGTCCGTGCCGGACGTCTCGGGGAAGGCCATCGCCAACCTGGAGATCGAGTCACTGCGGCACGTGGCGCCGACCTTCCACGGCGACACGATCTACGGCGAGACCACGGTCCTCGACAAGACCCCGTCGAAGTCCAAGAACGACCGCGGCATCGTCTACGTGGAGACCAAGGGCTACAAGCAGGACGGCACCCTCGTCTGCGTCTTCCGACGCAAGGTGATGGTCCCGACCGAGACGTACATCAAGGAGCGCGGCGGCGAGCAGCCCGGCCGGCCCCAGCTGAAGGAACAGGGGAAGTAG
- a CDS encoding CoA ester lyase produces MTTPVHPVNRLRPRRSCLAVPGSNPRFLEKAQGLPADQVFLDLEDACAPLAKEGARHTIVDALNNGDWTGKTRVVRVNDWTTHWTYRDVITVVEGAGQNLDCIMLPKVQDAQQVVALDLLLTQIEKTMGFEVGKIGIEAQIENAKGLVNVDEIAAASPRLETIIFGPADFMASINMKSLVVGMQPPGYGADAYHYILMRILMAARMHNLQAIDGPFLQIRDVDAYREVAGRAAALGFDGKWVLHPGQVDAANEVFSPSQEDYDHAELILDAYDWCTSEAGGKKGSAMLGDEMIDEASRKMALVIAGKGRAAGMQRTSKFEIPEA; encoded by the coding sequence ATGACCACGCCTGTCCACCCGGTGAACCGTCTTCGCCCGCGTCGCTCCTGCCTCGCGGTGCCGGGTTCGAACCCGCGCTTCCTGGAGAAGGCCCAGGGCCTGCCGGCCGACCAGGTCTTCCTGGACCTGGAGGACGCCTGCGCGCCGCTCGCCAAGGAGGGCGCCCGCCACACGATCGTGGACGCGCTGAACAACGGTGACTGGACGGGCAAGACCCGCGTCGTGCGCGTCAACGACTGGACCACGCACTGGACGTACCGCGATGTCATCACGGTCGTCGAGGGCGCCGGGCAGAACCTCGACTGCATCATGCTGCCGAAGGTGCAGGACGCCCAGCAGGTCGTGGCCCTCGACCTGCTGCTGACGCAGATCGAGAAGACCATGGGCTTCGAGGTCGGCAAGATCGGCATCGAGGCGCAGATCGAGAACGCCAAGGGCCTGGTGAACGTCGACGAGATCGCCGCGGCCTCCCCGCGCCTGGAGACCATCATCTTCGGCCCGGCCGACTTCATGGCCTCCATCAACATGAAGTCGCTGGTCGTGGGCATGCAGCCGCCCGGTTACGGCGCGGACGCCTACCACTACATCCTGATGCGGATCCTGATGGCGGCCCGCATGCACAACCTCCAGGCGATCGACGGCCCCTTCCTCCAGATCCGCGACGTGGACGCGTACCGCGAGGTGGCCGGCCGGGCCGCGGCACTGGGCTTCGACGGCAAGTGGGTGCTCCACCCGGGCCAGGTCGACGCGGCCAACGAGGTCTTCTCCCCCTCCCAGGAGGACTACGACCACGCCGAGCTGATCCTCGACGCGTACGACTGGTGCACCTCGGAGGCCGGCGGCAAGAAGGGCTCGGCGATGCTCGGCGACGAGATGATCGACGAGGCCAGCCGCAAGATGGCCCTGGTCATCGCGGGCAAGGGCCGCGCCGCCGGCATGCAGCGCACCAGCAAGTTCGAGATCCCGGAGGCCTGA
- a CDS encoding protein meaA — protein MTERQKDRPWLMRTYAGHSTAEASNELYRRNLAKGQTGLSVAFDLPTQTGYDPDHILARGEVGRVGVPVSHLGDMRRLFQDIPLEQMNTSMTINATAMWLLALYQVAAEEQGADIAQLQGTTQNDIVKEYLSRGTHVFPPGPSLRLTTDMIAYTVNHIPKWNPINICSYHLQEAGATPVQEISYAMSTAIAVLDSVRDSGQVPEDRFGEVVARISFFVNAGVRFIEEMCKMRAFGRIWDQVTRERYGIENAKQRRFRYGVQVNSLGLTEAQPENNVQRIVLEMLAVTLSKDARARAVQLPAWNEALGLPRPWDQQWSLRIQQVLAHESDLLEYEDIFAGSHVIEAKVDSLVTECLAEIDRIQEMGGAMAAVESGYLKSQLVSSHAERRARIEAGEDKIVGVNCFQQTEENPLTADLDGAIMTVDAAVEELTVERIRRWRAERQESSERQGGGDPFVFPTVGQALDRLKEAAAGTENLMEATLECARAGVTTGEWASALREVFGEFRAPTGVSSAPVAVTAEPGTPMAEVREKVARTADELGSGRLRLLVGKPGLDGHSNGAEQIAVRARDAGFEVVYQGIRLTPEEISSAALAEDVHCVGLSILSGSHSALVPDVLERLRTAGAGDIPVIVGGIIPNADAITLKEAGVAAVFTPKDFGITEIIGRIVDEIRKANKLAPLEIVASTEVPA, from the coding sequence ATGACAGAGCGCCAGAAGGACAGGCCGTGGCTCATGCGGACGTACGCCGGCCACTCCACGGCCGAGGCGTCCAACGAGCTGTACCGCCGCAACCTCGCCAAGGGCCAGACGGGCCTGTCGGTCGCGTTCGACCTGCCGACACAGACCGGATACGACCCCGACCACATCCTCGCCCGCGGCGAGGTGGGCCGGGTCGGGGTCCCGGTCTCCCATCTGGGCGACATGCGGCGGCTGTTCCAGGACATCCCCCTGGAGCAGATGAACACCTCGATGACGATCAACGCCACCGCCATGTGGCTGCTGGCGCTCTATCAGGTGGCCGCCGAGGAGCAGGGCGCGGACATCGCGCAGCTCCAGGGCACCACCCAGAACGACATCGTCAAGGAGTACCTCTCGCGCGGGACGCACGTCTTCCCGCCGGGGCCCTCGCTCCGCCTGACGACGGACATGATCGCGTACACGGTCAACCACATCCCGAAGTGGAACCCGATCAACATCTGCTCGTACCACCTCCAGGAAGCCGGAGCCACGCCGGTCCAGGAGATCTCGTACGCGATGTCGACCGCGATCGCCGTGCTGGACTCGGTGCGCGACTCCGGCCAGGTCCCGGAGGATCGTTTCGGCGAGGTGGTCGCCCGTATCTCGTTCTTCGTGAACGCGGGCGTCCGCTTCATCGAGGAGATGTGCAAGATGCGCGCCTTCGGCCGCATCTGGGACCAGGTCACCCGGGAGCGCTACGGCATCGAGAACGCCAAGCAGCGCCGCTTCCGCTACGGCGTCCAGGTCAACTCCCTGGGCCTGACCGAGGCGCAGCCCGAGAACAACGTGCAGCGCATCGTCCTGGAGATGCTCGCGGTCACCCTCTCCAAGGACGCCCGCGCCCGCGCCGTGCAGCTGCCGGCCTGGAACGAGGCGCTGGGCCTGCCCCGGCCCTGGGACCAGCAGTGGTCGCTGCGCATCCAGCAGGTCCTGGCCCACGAGAGCGACCTGTTGGAGTACGAGGACATCTTCGCCGGCTCCCACGTCATCGAGGCCAAGGTCGACTCCCTGGTCACCGAGTGCCTGGCCGAGATCGACCGGATCCAGGAGATGGGCGGCGCGATGGCCGCCGTCGAGTCGGGGTACCTGAAGTCGCAGCTCGTCTCCTCGCACGCCGAGCGGCGTGCCCGGATCGAGGCCGGCGAGGACAAGATCGTCGGGGTGAACTGCTTCCAGCAGACCGAGGAGAACCCGCTCACCGCCGACCTGGACGGCGCCATCATGACCGTGGACGCGGCCGTGGAGGAGCTGACCGTCGAGCGCATCCGCCGCTGGCGGGCCGAGCGCCAGGAGTCCTCGGAGCGCCAGGGCGGCGGCGACCCGTTCGTCTTCCCGACCGTCGGGCAGGCCCTGGACCGGCTCAAGGAGGCCGCCGCCGGGACCGAGAACCTGATGGAGGCCACCCTGGAGTGCGCCCGCGCCGGTGTCACCACCGGCGAGTGGGCGAGCGCGCTGCGCGAGGTGTTCGGCGAGTTCCGTGCCCCGACCGGGGTCTCCTCGGCCCCGGTGGCCGTCACCGCCGAACCCGGCACCCCCATGGCGGAGGTCCGCGAGAAGGTCGCCCGTACGGCCGACGAGCTCGGCTCCGGCCGGCTGCGCCTGCTGGTCGGCAAGCCCGGCCTGGACGGGCACTCCAACGGCGCCGAGCAGATCGCCGTCCGCGCCCGCGACGCCGGCTTCGAGGTGGTCTACCAGGGCATCCGGCTGACGCCCGAGGAGATCTCGTCGGCGGCGCTGGCCGAGGACGTGCACTGCGTGGGACTGTCCATCCTGTCGGGCTCGCACAGCGCCCTGGTCCCCGACGTGCTGGAACGCCTGCGCACGGCGGGGGCGGGTGACATCCCCGTGATCGTCGGGGGCATCATTCCGAACGCGGATGCCATCACACTCAAGGAAGCCGGTGTGGCCGCCGTCTTCACGCCGAAGGACTTCGGCATCACGGAGATCATCGGTCGTATCGTCGACGAGATCCGCAAAGCCAACAAGCTCGCCCCTCTCGAAATCGTTGCAAGCACGGAGGTCCCCGCATGA